Genomic DNA from Desulfuromonas versatilis:
GCCGATCGAGGCTGACGACAACGCCCGATGCCGGGTGGCATCGGGCGTCGTCGGGGCCCGGTGCCCGCGCTGGCCAAAGGGCAATCGCGCGGGCGGGTAAGTGCTGCCTGGGGATTAACCTCACCCCTTCTGTTCGATCAATTCCACCTCGATGGAGATCTCCACGTCATCCCCCACCACCAGGCCGCCGGTGTCGAGGGTCTTGTTCCAGGTCATGCCGAAGTCCTTGCGGTTGACCTTGGCAGTGGCCTGGGCCCCCTTGCGGGTGTTGCCCCAGGGGTCGGTTATGCTCTGGGTGGGGCCGGAAACCTGCAGTTCGACTTCCCTGGTAATGCCGCGGATGGTCAAATCGCCGAGCACCTTGAGTTCGCCGTTGCCGTTGCTCTCGACGCTTTTGGATTTGAAGGTCAGAGCCGGATATTTCTCGACATCGAAGAAGTCAGGGCTCTTCAGGTGGTTGTCGCGTTTCTCGACGTTGGTGTCGAGGCTGGCGGCGGTGATGCTGACATCGACCTTCGACTTGGTGATGTCCTGGTCGTCGAGGACCACCGTCCCCTGCACGTCGGGGAAATTGCCCCGGACA
This window encodes:
- a CDS encoding YceI family protein is translated as MKLMTTLLFAILAVPTFAGAATWNIDPDHSNAQFKVQHMVITYVRGNFPDVQGTVVLDDQDITKSKVDVSITAASLDTNVEKRDNHLKSPDFFDVEKYPALTFKSKSVESNGNGELKVLGDLTIRGITREVELQVSGPTQSITDPWGNTRKGAQATAKVNRKDFGMTWNKTLDTGGLVVGDDVEISIEVELIEQKG